CATGTTACATTGATTCTAAGACAAGTTTTTTACACCCTTTAACATCCCAACAACTCTGAAATTGGGATGCATCATATAATTATGGCATATTACCATAAATTACCAAAAAATTGGCAGCATTTTCCCCTGCTAGGTGGTACATAAAACAATGatgatgtttctttcttctttttttttttttttgagatggagtttcgctcttgttacccaggctggagtgcaatggcacgatctcggctcactgcaacctccacctcctgggttcaggcaattttcctgcctcagcctcccgagtagctgggattacaggcatgcgccaccatgcccagctaattttttgtatttttttagtagagatggggtttcaccatgttgaccgggatggtctcgatctcttgacctcggcctcccaaagtgctgggattacaggtgtgagccaccatgcccggcctaacaATGATGATGTTTCTTACAGTTGATGGCATCTTAGATTTGACAAATCACAGTATTAAACTGAAAAGACTGAATACATTGTGTCAAGATTTTACCAAGAAGAAAACTTAATCCATTTTAAACAAGAGGGCAGTATGACACATTCGTTCATTTGATACCTAACAAACTTCACTAAGTAGCTAGTTAGGACATGAGAGAATGACACTGAGCCACTTGGGGGAGAATGAAAGGACTCTGGAGAAGACAAACCTGGGTTTGAATATTGGGTTCAGTCACATAATGTGATCTTAGAGAACTGTCTTagtttctctgagcttcagttttctcttctatgaAGTTGGtataatatttatctttcaaGGTTATATGGGTGGCTGCTCCTCTGAGTACTCACATGTCTGCCCTTGTCTTTTCTTTACACATACTTACATTGCTTAattcaatgaacatttaaaaagctGGCAggtaaggagaaaaacaaaaggttAACTATTCTTACCTGGAGCCTCCTGTGTGGTCCTGACAGTTTTCTTTGAGATTGTTTGGCTTAAATCACTTTGGGAAGATAATTCATCCTCTAAAAAAACAGATGTAACAAGAGTTAAAATTCAGAACATGACCTGGGAGATCATGGCACAGATTACGGATTTTTATaacaataacaaaagcaaaaatgcaaGGAATTCACTTCTTTAGAAACAGGTAGTTAGGTTTACCAAACTTAGGAATTAAACTAGTCAGAATTCCTCTTGAGATAGAATATAACTAATTCAtcagaacataaaaatatttgcattgttgttttataaaaatatattacttcagaaaagtaaaaagatggaGTAGAGAGTCACAAATGGTGtggaagaaagcagaagagtGAAAAATGTTTAGATCCTTAAAGATTTAATAGAATAGGGGTACATTCTTTACTTCTAAAAAAAGTTAGCCGATATAACTGCACTGGGCTCTGTGGGACTCAATACAATGCAACATATTTATTGCCTACCATGTGCAAAGCATTCTTCCAAGTATTGAAAGATACTGGATTAAACCAAGTACTTAAATTACTATCAACTATATATAATAGGCTCCTTGTCTGCAAAAACTTTTAATCTTAAAAGAGATAAAACTAACACATATATGGGCCACACTGTCTTGAGCTGCTACATCCAAAAGTAACTGACGTAACTTTAACATAAAGTTTCCAAAATCAAGTCTTCAAATCTGTCAGTACCTTCACGAGTCAGCAGGAAAACCTGCAGTCTATCACCGTGCTCTAAAGTGCAAACCCACTCTTCCTCAAATCAATAGTCTACCACAAACTGTGTCATCCCATGGTGACTCAGATCCGCTGATTTTTACCTCGCAGGTACCTTACCGTGGGACTAACATGAAACTTCATCTGTGACTCAGTGTTAGGTTCCAGAATGGGGAGTGGAGGGCGGGGTGGGAGGAATAGGTTAAGGAAACTGATTGACCTACCACTTACCTAACACTGTACCTTCACTTTGTCAGCATCCCTTTTGTCCATTTGGATGAAAATGCTAATGAATAGTCTTGTTTTTCACGTTGCTTTGTCAGCCTGATTTACCACACTACTTTAGGTTACAGTGACGCTCACCAAAGTGGCACATTTTTAGCAGGGACCACCATACTGGAGAAAGAGCAATCAGCTCAAGTGTATCAGACACTGGGGAACATCAGTGCAGGATAAATGAGTTACCCCATTTCGGTGTAAGCACTGGGTGAGGTCTCAAATCAATTCACTGAACTCGGCAACCCCTCGAAATGCCCACTCACAaaatctctccttctctccccatcTGGGTGGGGAGGGAAAAAGACTGGAAGGTTAGATCCTCAGCTGGGGACTCTGGCCTGTGAGCTTTAAAGAAGGAAATGGAAGTGGTTTCGGTAGAAACATCCGCAGGGTAGAGAAAACCGAAATGAAACCAAACCTGGAATAATTCGCTGTCCCCTCGTGAAGGCCTGCAGAAACAGGCAGCCCTGACTCCCCTAAATTGATGCCCGATGTTGGGCAGAGCGCCCCAGCCCTGCTTCGGTCGCTCCGTACGACCATCTTTCCACTCCTTGGCTCGGCGCTTCCTTCCCGCTAGCGGGTCAGGATGGACGCTGCACGGGGGCACACGTCCGGAGGGGGCTGAGGAGTACCCAATACCCACTACCCAATCCCAGTACTTAGTACCCAGGCCGGGGTGAGATCCACCGAGGCGCGCGCCCGCCCTCGCGCGTTCCCTAGCTCGCGGTTGGGACTGTTACCTCCGCGGTCCTCACCTTCAGAGGAATGAGAGTCCCGCAGCCCTCTCCTAGCCGTAGCGGGAGACGGCTGTAGCGGAGACTGCTCTGAGTGCTGCTGCCGAAGGCGGGTAGCCCTTCGCGTCTTCATCTCTTCAGCTTCCTGGGGTAGCGGCTGCCTCCGCTGCCTAGACCGAAGATAGTACGCGCTTTCTCTCACTTCCTCTTTCGCCGAATCGGGCCGGAACTCTACTAGCCGGATTCGTTTTCCCACCGGGGACCTTTCTTTGGCCACCCGGGGCTCGAAGTCGCCGTACACTTCTGGCGGCTCCTCAGAAAACCTCACTTCCCGCCGGCCCTGGCGCGACAGAGGAGTTGCGTACGCAGGCGCATCGCTGCTGCCGCCATTTTGAGGGGCGAGCCGGCCCCTTCCTTCTCGGATGGGGGCCCTGGGGGTGACGTACATACCCAATCCTTCCCGCACCGCCTCCGGCCGCCGCCCCTCCCCCGCCATAGTTGTTGACGTAGCTTGAGTTGATCGCGAAGATGGCTTTAATGGACCCTAGGTTCTCCTGCCGGTGGTGGCGATGGCTTCTCGGGGGTGTTAGGCGGTGGTCGCTGTGGTCAGGGAGGCAGTTGAGTGTCGCCGGGGCCGCCACCTGCGTCGTCACTGCTGTGTAGCAAACCTGCCTCTGGGCCCATGGTGTGTCTTGAGGGCTGTGGGAGAGGCAGTGCCTGAGCTGGGTCAGCTGCTGTGGGTCGCTCCCGCCTCCTGGCTGGAGGCAccaaagaggaggagaagggggaggaggacgTCTCTGCCATCGGCCTTAAGTaagggaggggtgggggtgaCAGAAGGGTGGCAGGGCAAATTGCCTGTCCTAAGTCCAGCCGCTCGTGACAAGTGTTGCCTTCACGCAGGAAGGCTCTGGAAAAACGAGTGAGACGAGGATGGAGAAGACCAAGTTTCGCTTCTTGGCCCCAGGCTGTTGCGCAGTTCCCCTGGAATCTTTTTGATCGATTGTTACGTTGCCCATGTCCTTGCCAGTGTCCCTAGCAGAAGTGATGGCCAGAGAGATAACTTTTGCACATGTCATGTTTTTGTGGCGAAAATTTTAGTTTCAAGTTCCTTATGAAGGCAGTTAcctagttttaaattttgtcacCTGTTGAGAGTGTACAAAATCCCATCTACAGTCATAGTcgttggaaatattttcttttctgaaatatatcCAGAGGAAACATAACCTTATTCCtgttctttaatatttcttgGTTTTATACCAAGAAGCACTGTTCGGAAGACCATGTTAGTGCTACATTATACACAGTGAGAAGCGAGCAAGTTTTTTGATTAAAGGCAGCACTGTAATTTTAAGTTGTGATCTATTACTTTTATTCTGGATATGACGTGATACTCTACATTTGATTTAGCATGTTTTGTGGACTTCATGGAATAAGAGcatgataaaagctatttgttTCACCTCCATATACCATGTTTACAGATGTGGCTAATCTTCAAATACCTAACCAAATTTAGACACTCAGGGAAGGTCAATTAAGTTCGTGTAAAGTCTGAATTGTTGACAGAAAGCttacttcaaaaaaataaaataaataaataaataaaaaggctgagcgcggtagctcatgcctgtaatcccagcactttgggaggccaaggcttgtggatcacttgaggtcaggagttcgagaccagcctggccaacatggtgaaacccggtcttaaaaaaaaaaaaattaaattactttcaCATGTACAACTTCTTGTAGGACTTTGTATGATTGATTAGAGTGAAtcgattttaaaaattgtaacccAGCCTGGATTAGATGCTGTATTTTGGAAATTTGCTAGATTTACTCTTCTCCAATAAAATGCTGAAAAGTATTGATACCGTAATATGTggctttcatttatgttttaagtaGCGCTTTCTCTTTAAAGTGGCTATTACATGACTCATTAGCAACACGATAGTAAACCCTAATAGATTTActtattaaatgtaaattttatagtaATATATTGAGTTCATGTTATGAATATTAAAGCCTCCTTGAAACATTTTACAAAGACAGGTGACTGTAGAAACTGGGATACTAGCTTATAAACCTCGGATACAGGCTTGTAAAACCTAGGTTTGAGGGACAGATTGAAAAAGAGACAAGAGTCTACTAATTCAAGTTGAATTAGAAGTTGAGAGATTCTACATATTACTGAATAATCAGAATATgcatattttgtaattaaaactGCTTGTAAAGGCTTAGGAATGGCCTTTCAACTAAATTAACGAGACACTTACTGTAAAATTAGAGGCATGGTAACTTTAATgctaacatatatatgtgtatatgcataggATTTTCCCTCTTTTGTCTAGGTTGTAAGCATATAGAAACATACCTCTACTGTGATTGCCTCCTTCACCTAGAAACTGTGCAGATACCAAACTTTCATCACTGCGAGGCAAAGCTAAACTGTTGTCAAACTAGATATTCTGCTGTAGCTATTATCCAGTCTCTAAGAGCGGCTCAAAACAGGTGACATTACAGTGACAGTAGACTCATAGCCAATATTATAAGGGATTTCCTGGGCCACTAATAACAAAAGGAGGCCTGAATTCCGGATGTTAAAGTTACTTTGGAAATTTGAGAAATGTGGAGGAATTCAGTGACTCAAAAAAGAccagtatgaaaaaaaaatgattaaagcaAAGAATGCACTTAATAATTCATTTACTGATGAAACATCTATTGTGTGCCAGTAATGAGGAAGACTGCTTTACGGTTAGGAAATTTGCCATTTATTGGGAAAGACAGAACATGAAAAATGACAATTCAGATTAAATGACTGGCATTAATTCACACACTTAGCTATTAGGGCTAGACCTAGAAATCCTGTGCTCTTGAGACTGGGTTCCtaaatcagttattttatttttatttagttaattagttaattttgagatgaagttttgctctttcacccaggctggagtacaatggcttgatctccgctcactgcagcctctgcctccccatccccaaagcgattctcctgcctcagccttctcctgtctcagcctcccaagtagcagggattacaagcacctgccaccacacctggctaatttttatatttttacagaggtggggttttgccatgttggccaggctggtcttgaactcctgattcgggtgatccacccaccttggtctccgaaagtgctgggattacaggcatgagccattgagctCAGCCAAAACCAattcttttaaatgaaacattttaaaacaataaatttttgtttaggGTATGTAGAAATTCAGTTAAAGagaaagcatcttttttttttgagatggagtttcgctcttgttacccaggcgggagtgcaatggcgcgatctggactcgccgcaacctccacctcctgggttcaggcaattctcctgcctcagcctcctgagtagctgggattacaggcatgtgctaccatgcccagctaattttttttttgtatttttagtagagatggggttttttttttgcggggggggaggaaggcaggaaggaagggaagaaggacggtagggaggaaggaagggatgaaggaaggaaggaagggaggaagcggggagggagggagggagggaagggaagggagatggggtttcaccatgttgaccaggatggtctcgatctcttgacctcgtgatccacccacctcggcctcccaaagtgctgggattacaggcttgagccaccatgaccggcaaGAGAAAGCATCTATCCATTGTGACTTAGTAGAAATGAAGTAGGcaacattgttatttttaataaggaaaagatgattaaaatattaaatagtaagTTAATTAAAGACATAGTAGCTGGCTCCATTTATTCCTCATTCTTACAAgtgattgaaaaaatattttaataatacaaatgaaaatatctaCCTGGAAATGTGACACTGAAATTAAACACAATGAAGTGAATGGAATATAGTATTCTACTTTGTTGAATTAGAAATTGCAGTTAATTATTAAACAGCATCCAAGAGTGTTACCAAATCCTGTCACTTCTGCCAAAAGAGGATGATTGGAAAATGAAGGCATCAAAAGTCATATTACATGAGGaattattaattcaataaatacttgaggtACTATGTAGTAGGCAGTCCCTGTTCTCTGTGCTGGGGATACAGCTGTGTGCAAAatagactgaaagaaaaaaaacgttTTCTGTCTTCTTAGAGATTATATTCTATGGGAGGAGTcaagcaaaaatcaaaataagtaaaatagtgTGTTGGTCAGGactgttacagaaaaaaaatgaggaaaggggaaaggagttTTACATGAGTAGATTTCTTCTGTGTTGTCTTGAATTGGCGTGGGTCAGGAATAGGAGTTTTAGACTTACTCGATTTTGCTCCCAACCAATTGTATGTTCTTGGGTAAGTTGCTcaccatctctttattttcacatttataaaattaatagatCATAGCAATAGCTATTTTTTGTTACTGCTGTCATTTAGTAGACACGCTGCATACATCATCTAATTTACTCATAACAATCTTATGAAGTAAACAACGTCCCCATTTGACACACGAGCAAACAGATTAGATTAGGCAACTCTTTTTGAGGACATTCTCCTCTATTCGGTACTGGTTCTCACTGTGTTGGTCCTGAGTTAGGTCATATGGGTCAGGGTGGTCAGACGTCTTGCAGAGTTTCCTGCAATCCTGTCAGATAGCTTGAGAACTCGGGGATCTTTGAAGGTTGGTTGCACACATTTACCGTGCCTATCGCTGGGTAAGACGACCTGGCAGTAGAGGGCGAAGGATGGAGGAGAAGGCGGCAGAAGGCAGGGCACAGAGACTACTACTCCCAGAATTCCACGGGCTCCTTCCCGCGGAAAGTGTCGGTCATATGGGCGGGGACGCTGGACGACATTCGGGCCGCGGCGGCCGCTGGGTGCAGCCGGGCGGTGTGGAGTGGAAAGAGCACTCGAACGGCTCCCCTGATACTAACAGTTCTACGATTTAAAACCCCGCCAGAATTTGTAAGTAAACAAAATGACTGTACAACTTTTCTATGTTTTAGTATTGGAACTGATATACTGAATTTTTCAAAAGAGCTTTCAGAAAcggtccctccccacccccacctccctacTGCCCAAacgatatttttatttttattgtttttgagaccggtacttgccctgtcacccaggctagaatacggtgtcgcgatcatagctcactgcagccccgttctcctgggctcaagcgatcctcccgcctcagcctcccgaatagctgggactacaggcccgcaacaccatgccccgctaattactttattttttatttttgtagagacaagatctcactatattgcccaggctggtctcgaatgcctggcttcaagtgattctcccgcctcggcctcccaaagtggtgagattacaggcttgagccaccacacctggcctcacttGAACAGTAAACGAGGTAGGTTGGGGTTATATTTTCGTTTCgggataaaaagaaacagaatcttATAAATATTAAACGGGTTAAGATGTGAGTAAATTTTTAGCTTTAAACTTTAAGGTGAGAAGCAGAATTATTGTAGGGTTCGAAATGTAAGTGGGAAATTTTCCTACTAGTGTAGGCGGCGATTACTCCATGCCCGGCAGGCCTAGGATCTCAGCATTCATCAACTTAATCCTGAAAagatagtaattaaaaaaaacatggtGCTAAAAAGGACAAACTTGTAGTTTTATTAAGACCTCCTACCATTTTgcttatatattatgtatgtaccaTACTCTCAGTTGTATTTCATACCGGATAAAAAAGTTTGcaccttttccttcttttaacaAAGTTCTTAGTACTCTCTACTTCATGAGTAATGCGTGATTATCAGACTTGATACTGTTACACAGATCCAGAAATGAAGTTACACAGATTAAACATATTGGTTTTGTTTTACctgtctttagtttttaaaacattttattttggatcTGTTTGAAAGatcctttctttgttttaagcTGTGGCAGCTATCCAtgttttttgagttttattttttcagcacAAGATGAGTATAAAGGGGCCAGtggaaacatttaataaaaaaaaaaaaaagaactcgaAGTAGAGTAACTATAGATGTTCTTGGAAGCCTTTGTGTGGATTAGAACAGTTTGAAAAACCAACATTTGCTGTGAGAACTGAGTGCCTCTCTTCAGTAATGTTTATTATGCTGAACGTGCAGTCCACAACTTGATTACCTGTTTTTCTGCAGGTTTATTACGTAACCTTGGGTGACTCATTTAAGCACTATTTTATCTAGTTTCTTTCTAATGTAGAGGTAATGTTAGCTTGAGAACTTCAATAATTAACAAAGAATTTAACTTCAGAATTTAGCCAATTATTTGAGGATTATTGGGTATTTTAATAATGCGTTGTATCTTGTATATAACTTATTTTTGCCTAAGAAGTCATTTCTGTATTCCATTCATTTCCATGAACTCAGAAGTCAAAACTGTATTCCAGGAAAATCCACACTTCTTTGAAGTGCTACTTGAATTTCCTGAAGGAAAGTTTGCTTCAAGAAGCCTTGTCTACTTTCTCACTTTGAGGTTGTTCACTAAGCCAACTATGAAGGCACATTAACCTGGAGGTTCTAcaacctccaaaaaaaaatggaaagaatgaagaattggctgtttttatttaccatttagaattttaattgtGTTAAAGTTTCATTAATATTTCTGCATCATATGAACCACTGGATTAAACTGTGTCCCACAAGAAGGAATTTAGTAGGTGATCATACATTATCATAAATTTTGCACAGAAATCAAGCATTTGGGAATAAGAAAGGGCATCCCTAACATCAATAATGAGCATAGACTTTAGAGTCATAGCTGGATTTGAATTCCTGTTTTGTCACTGTGTGGGCTGTTTTCCTCTTTACTAATATTTAAAGGAGTTGGCacatgatttttttgtgtgtgtgccatgGCTCAGGTATGATC
The DNA window shown above is from Callithrix jacchus isolate 240 chromosome 18, calJac240_pri, whole genome shotgun sequence and carries:
- the LOC144580249 gene encoding uncharacterized protein LOC144580249, translated to MAETSSSPFSSSLVPPARRRERPTAADPAQALPLPQPSRHTMGPEAGLLHSSDDAGGGPGDTQLPP